A genomic window from Variovorax paradoxus includes:
- a CDS encoding fumarylacetoacetate hydrolase family protein → MPLDLSISSSLPRDAERATLVGRLWQPGVGPVLVAVHDGDLYDLSALAPTMSDLLEGKKAPAEAVRHALQGAPRIAALDEVLANSDETARDTNKPWLLAPCDLQAIKASGVTFVASLLERVIEEQARGDASKAEATRAAIGGVLGDNLADIVPGSPEAMKVKEVLIAQGAWSQYLEVGIGPDAEIFTKAPVLSAVGTGADVGIHSGSVWNNPEPEVVLAVNSRGETLGAALGNDVNLRDFEGRSALLLGKAKDNNASCAIGPFIRLFDAHFGIADVRRITVALEVTGPEGFTLEGSSSLSKISRDPLDLVAQTVGRHHAYPDGFMLFLGTMFAPTQDRHGPGQGFTHVVGDRVCIAAPELGALVNRVVHADQAPMWTFGISALMRNLSERGLL, encoded by the coding sequence TCTTCCAGCCTGCCCCGCGACGCCGAACGCGCCACCCTCGTCGGCCGTTTGTGGCAACCCGGCGTGGGCCCCGTGCTGGTGGCCGTGCACGACGGCGACCTGTATGACCTGTCGGCGCTTGCGCCGACCATGAGCGACCTGCTCGAGGGCAAGAAGGCGCCTGCAGAAGCCGTTCGCCACGCATTGCAGGGCGCACCGCGCATCGCCGCGCTCGACGAGGTCCTTGCCAACAGCGACGAGACCGCGCGCGACACGAACAAGCCCTGGCTGCTCGCCCCCTGCGACCTGCAGGCCATCAAGGCCAGCGGCGTCACCTTCGTTGCGAGCCTGCTCGAACGCGTGATCGAAGAGCAGGCACGCGGCGACGCATCGAAGGCCGAGGCCACGCGCGCGGCCATCGGTGGCGTGCTCGGCGACAACCTCGCCGACATCGTGCCGGGCTCGCCCGAGGCCATGAAGGTCAAGGAAGTGCTGATCGCGCAGGGCGCGTGGTCGCAGTACCTCGAAGTCGGCATCGGCCCCGACGCCGAGATCTTCACCAAGGCACCGGTGCTCTCCGCCGTGGGCACGGGCGCCGACGTCGGCATTCATTCTGGCTCGGTGTGGAACAACCCGGAGCCCGAGGTCGTCCTCGCCGTCAACAGCCGTGGCGAGACGCTTGGCGCCGCACTCGGCAACGACGTCAACCTGCGCGACTTCGAAGGCCGCAGCGCGCTGCTGCTCGGCAAGGCCAAGGACAACAACGCCTCGTGCGCCATCGGCCCCTTCATCCGCCTGTTCGATGCGCATTTCGGCATTGCGGACGTGCGCCGCATCACCGTTGCGCTGGAAGTGACCGGCCCCGAGGGCTTCACGCTCGAGGGTTCGAGCTCGCTGTCGAAGATCAGCCGCGATCCGCTCGACCTCGTGGCGCAGACCGTGGGTAGGCATCACGCCTACCCTGATGGTTTCATGTTGTTTCTTGGAACGATGTTCGCGCCGACACAAGACCGTCATGGGCCTGGGCAAGGATTCACCCACGTCGTGGGCGACCGCGTGTGCATTGCCGCACCGGAACTCGGCGCCCTGGTCAATCGCGTTGTGCACGCGGACCAGGCGCCGATGTGGACTTTTGGTATCAGTGCGTTGATGCGCAATTTGAGCGAACGCGGTCTGCTGTGA
- the tssA gene encoding type VI secretion system protein TssA: protein MSPSEIDLLQLPVEGSHPCGEDLEYDPDFMALHQATTGKREQQFGSTIIPAEPPDWARVERIAKQLCTRTRDLRVLVPLTLAWTENRGLPGYVDGLQLVDAVLQKFWDNVHPRVVDDGFEDPLPRMNALAALAEAEGLGRSVRDARLLEDGGASMSLRQVEALLDSSKTDHQIDYPGGIGRLRDAARRAQEKAAPPVVALRAALDLLQRIRETCERALGQSWAPDFSRLERSLRTVAQLLPEQAPGEGVEAGAAHSGADPQGAGVAEPAAKGAAAGSANGGAGLRTVLVKDIEISTRDDVQVLLEKACQFMERTEPSHPAPMLIRRAQRLLDLNFFQIIEELVPEGLQKIESLAGRPLNSGGST, encoded by the coding sequence TTGTCGCCGAGCGAAATCGATCTATTGCAGTTGCCTGTGGAAGGCTCGCATCCGTGCGGTGAAGACCTGGAATACGACCCCGATTTCATGGCGTTGCATCAAGCAACAACGGGTAAGCGCGAGCAGCAATTCGGCTCGACGATCATCCCCGCCGAGCCGCCCGACTGGGCCCGCGTGGAGCGCATCGCGAAGCAGCTGTGCACACGTACGCGCGACCTGCGGGTGCTGGTACCCCTCACGCTGGCCTGGACCGAAAACCGTGGCTTGCCCGGCTATGTCGATGGGTTGCAACTCGTCGACGCCGTGCTGCAGAAATTCTGGGACAACGTGCATCCGCGCGTTGTCGACGATGGCTTCGAAGACCCGCTGCCGCGCATGAATGCACTGGCCGCGCTGGCCGAAGCCGAGGGACTGGGGCGCAGTGTTCGCGATGCCAGGCTGCTCGAAGACGGCGGCGCATCAATGAGCCTGCGACAGGTCGAAGCCTTGCTCGATTCGAGCAAGACCGACCATCAGATCGATTACCCGGGCGGCATCGGCCGACTGCGGGACGCGGCGCGGCGCGCGCAGGAAAAGGCGGCGCCCCCGGTGGTGGCGTTGCGTGCTGCGCTCGACCTGCTGCAGCGCATTCGCGAAACCTGCGAGCGCGCGCTCGGCCAGAGCTGGGCGCCGGATTTCTCGCGGCTCGAACGCTCGCTGCGCACCGTGGCCCAGCTGTTGCCCGAGCAGGCGCCCGGCGAAGGGGTAGAGGCTGGCGCAGCCCACTCTGGAGCCGATCCGCAAGGGGCGGGAGTTGCCGAGCCGGCTGCGAAGGGTGCTGCTGCCGGCAGTGCAAATGGTGGTGCTGGCCTACGCACGGTGCTTGTTAAAGATATTGAAATATCGACTCGTGATGATGTGCAAGTGTTGTTGGAAAAAGCTTGCCAGTTCATGGAGCGCACGGAACCCAGTCATCCGGCGCCCATGCTGATTCGCAGAGCGCAGCGGCTGCTGGATCTCAACTTCTTCCAGATCATCGAAGAGCTCGTGCCCGAGGGATTGCAAAAGATAGAAAGCCTTGCAGGACGTCCGCTGAACAGTGGGGGCAGCACGTAA